The Microbacterium sulfonylureivorans region GTGCCGATCGCGGCGGCCACCCCGATGCCGGCGCGGCGGTCTGCGCCACCGGTGCGGGTGGTCGCCGCGTCCATCGGGGCGGATGTCCCCGTGATCCCCGTCGGAGTCGAATCGGGCGGATTCATGGAGCTGCCGGTCGACCCCGCCGTCGCCGGCTGGTATCGATTCGGCGCAGACCCGTCGAGCGACGACGGCAACACCGTGATCTCGGCTCACGTCGATGCGCCGGACTACCCGATCGGCCCCTTCAGCAGGCTGCGCGAGGTTCGGGTGGGCGAAGTGATCGAGGTGACGGATGCCGCGGCCGCGGTGCATCGCTATGCCGCGGAGAGCGTGACCTACTACCCGAAGGCCGACCTGCCGGTCGCCGGGCTGTTCGCCCGCGAGGGCACTCGCAATCTGGTGCTGATCACCTGTGGCGGACGGTTCGACCCCGGCACCGGCCGGTACGACGACAACGTGGTTGTCATCGCGACCCCGACGTCATGAGCCGGCGATGGTGCCGGCCGACAGGGAAGGAACGACGGTGGACGAAACACAGGATCGCGATCTGTGCGAGCGGTTCCGGAGCGGCGACGAGCGCGCGCTCGAGGAGATCTACCGTCGCTGGTCCCCGATCGTCTTCACGCTGGCCCTGCGCTATCTGGGCGACCGAGGGGACGCCGAGGACGTGACGCAGAAGGCGTTCGTGTCGGCATGGACCTCGCGCGCGTCGTACGACCCGGCCAAGGGCCGCATCTCGACCTGGCTCGTCGCCATCACGCGCCGGCGGATCGCCGACACGCTTGAAGCGCGCACGCGCGTGCGCGCTTTGCAGGAGCACCTCCAGCGCTTCGTAACCCCTGAGGAGCTCGCCACCCCGGAGATCGACCTGGGCGACCGCCTGCTGCTGGCGAACGAGCTCGATCAGCTCGAGCCGGACGCCAGACGGGTCGTCCGCCTCGCGTTCTACGACGATCTCACGCACGAGCAGATCTCAGACCGTCTTCAGATGCCGCTGGGTACCGTGAAGAGCCATATCAGGAGAAGTCTCGTCCGCCTGCGCAGCCGATTGGAGGTGGGTCATGTCGCATCTTGATCCCGAGCGGCTCTCACTGATCGCCATCGGCGACCCCGCGACCGCGGAGGAGCGCGCCCACCTCGAGCAGTGCGACGAGTGCTCGCTCGAGCTCGCCGAACTGGAGTACACCGTCGCCGTCGGACGCTCGACCGTCGCGCTGGGTGGTGTCGAAGCACCCCCCGACCGGGTGTGGGATCGCATCGCCGACGAACTGCGCCTGTCACCCTCTTCCGGCACGCACACCGCGGCGGACCCGGGATCGCTCGGGGCGGTCCGTTCGGTGCACAGCGCCCCTGCTCGCCGAGGCCGCGTGTCGCGCGTGCTGTTCGCGCTCGCGGCGAGCGTCGCGCTGATCGTGGCGGGCTTCGGCACCTGGATGCTGGTGCGTCCAGCCGATCCGGTGGAGGTGGCGTCCGCGTCGCTCGACGCCTTCCCGGATCATCCCGGCGCGCACGGCGAGGCGGTGGTCGTCCAGGCCGCCGACGGCGAGCGACAGGTCAGGGTCGAGCTCGACGGGTCAGAGACCGATGCCGGGTTCCGCGAGGTGTGGCTCATCAACGCCGATGCCTCGGCGCTCGTCAGTCTCGGAGTCCTCGACGGGAGCGAGGGAGTCTTCGCCATCCCCGACGACGTCGACCTGGCCGACTACGTGCTGGTGGACATCTCGCAGGAGCCGGAGGACGGCGATCCCGCCCACTCGGGCGACTCCATCGTGCGGGGCGAACTCGGCTTCGCGTGACAGGAATGGCGGGGGCGCAGCATCCGTTGTATTCTGGTGTGCTCGGATGCTTCGGCACATCGAGTGTTCAGAAACTCAACAGCGTGACAGCGGCCCTTCGCACGAAGGCTCATGGGGATGATCGGTTTCGACATCGCCTGTGAATCTGCGGGAAGCGGGCCGAGGATGCAGGGTTATCTCGTAAACGACCTCTGCAAAAACATAATTGCCGATGCAAATCGCAATGAGTTCGCCCTCGCTGCCTAAGCGAGCCTGAACTCCGTGAGACCGTAGGCGTTCCCGCTACGGACCCTCGCGTCATCTAGGGGACTTGCTGCGTGATGGCGTCTGGACGTCACGTGGGACTCTTCCCAGGCTGGGCTCGTCGACTTAGGTGTCTGTGACAAAGGTCGGAGCCGAGCAGAACGTCTCTACAGACTGCGCCCGGAGAAGACGCAGTATCCCAGCGATGGACGGGGGTTCGATTCCCCCCATCTCCACCACCCGCTGTCACGGAACAAGGCCCTGAGAACCGCGTAATCACGCGGGTTTCGGGGCCTTTGTTCGTTGCCGGCGACATCGCCCGAACCATATCGCCCACAAACCATCAGGGCATACATGCTGAAATGCGTGTCCGGATGCCGCTCGTTGCCGGTCTCATGGGTCGTTGCTTGCGCGGGAGCCTGGGCAGTCGTTGAGCGAGCCCAGCGAGCCAAACGGTCGTCAGCTCGACCGGAGCGGGCCAGCTTCCGGGTTGAGGCCGCCCTGGACTGGTGTGCGGTCGGCGGGTGGGCGGGCGGCAGGGCTCGGCTTGCGTGCGGCGGCGCGCCTCGCGAATCGCCAATATGGGAGCGGAGGCGGTCATCCGCGCAGCCGCGTTGATTGGGGGCGTTGTAACGCCGTGGCCAGCCGAAGCGCGGCGGTTGGACGTCCCTGTGTCGCCCCCGGGTGGGCACATGTCCGGCCGCTACGGTGGTTGGTATGCGATGCCGATCAGCGTTGGTGGTCAGTTCGTTCCTCCTCGCCACATCGCTTACAGGCTGCGCCACTGCCGCGGTCGGCGGGGAGATCGCGACACCTGCCGTTGTGACCAAACCCACCGCGACGAGTGAGCCCACCTCCGCTTCGGATAGCGAGGTTGCCGCAGCGCGCGAGCAGGCCCAAGCGTGGCTCGAGGCGGCCACCCTCCCGCCGGGAGCCGTCCGCTCGGAAAGGCGCATCGGCGGCTTCTACTCATACACCGGGTGGCCGTGCGGGCCGGTCGAGGAGATCGAAGCATTCTGGACGATCCCCGGCGCGACCGTCCGTGACACTGCCAATTGGCTCATGAAGCACCCAACCGCAGACCTCATCACGACGGCCGTTGCGCCTGTACCCGACGACCCGGCCATCGATTCTGCGATCGTCGGATATATCCCTGAGCTGGACTCTCAGGAAGGAATCGTCTACACGGTCGGAAAGACCAGGGATGGGGTTGCGGTGAGAGCCGAGGTCGCGGCTCAGACGGATTCCGCATTCTGCCCACCCCTCCCTGACGGCGCGACCTACGGAGCACCGGGACAGGGATAGCGCCACCCTGGCTGTCGAGAGCCGCTCGGTCCACGTCGGCTGCAGGTCGTCGCACGTGCAGCGTGGGCGGCGCCTTACAACCGGAACGTACCAAGCGCAGCTCGATACAGCCCGCTGTCCGCTCGCGTGACGTCGGTGACGATCAGGGCATTCGTGCCCAGCTTGCGGGTGTACTCACCACGGCAGGGGATCGTGACGATCTTGGTGAGCCCTGCGCGCCACGCCGGAATCAGCGCCTCGAGATCCCGGCGTTTCGGGCTGTTCCGGTGCGCGTCGGGCATGGACGCGATGAACGCGTCCATGCCGTGGCGCTCCCAGTTCTTCCAGGATGGATCCTGGAAGACATGGTGGCCGAACTCGTCGCTCCAGTTCGGACCGAGCATCTGGTGGAGGGCAGCCTTGCGCTCTTCCGAACCGTGGGCCAGATCTTCGAGCTGTGCGAAGCGCGAGGGTTCGAGCTCCCGACCAGTATGCGCAACGGTCTCACGCCAGATCCGGGGCCAAGCGCGCTCCCACTCGACGCGGGATTCTCTGCTCATGCCGGCGGCGGCGCGTTCCGGAGTCTGGCTCAGCATCGGTGGGAGGTCGTCACCGTCGAGCTGCAGCTCGTGAGCCTCACGTACCCAGAGCATCTCGAGCAACTGATTTGGACGGTCTTCGATAGTGAGCGTCATATCGTGCGGCCACGGGTTGCTCGGCATCGGTTCATCGGAGCGCATCCACCCAGTTCATCGGACTCCTCCGTCCGCCGTAAAGGGGTCGCCGAGCGCACCTAGATCGCGTTCGATCTGGTCCTGCCGCCGTATGCTGACGCCGTGGTGCTGAAGCGCAAAGCTGGGCGGGCGGCTCTCGTTGTCGGGTGCGCTGCGGTCTTAGCGCTCATCGCCTCACTGATTCTCGCGCCGATGGTCTTTCCCGGCATGTGCGTCGACTCAACTGAGCCCGATCAGACCTACTGCACCGACTTACCCGCGCAGACGCTTGTGGGCCTCCAAGCTCACCTCGGGCTCTGGATCGCTGTGCTCGTTGCGATCGGAGCAGCAACCGGCGTACTGCTGCTCTGGCCGCGTCGTAAATGGGAGGCCTGAGATCCCGCGCGGCTGTCGGTCTCTCTGAGCGCGGGCGCTATGAGTCCGGGGATTGATCCCGCCACCACGAGTCGTTCCGCTGAGCTGGTTCAAGCCGCTCGATGACCGGACGTGCATGCGCAACGAACCGTTCGGCAACCGCACGCCGTGGTCTCGCAGGCAATGTGCGAGACCTTCCGGCCATCCGAAGAGTCCATCGCTGTGGCTAGGACGAGGGGCCATCAGCGGGCGCGCCGGTCGATAAGCATGAGCTCCGAAGGAGGCGCTCTCACATTGCGACAACGGACGGAGAGTCAGCCCTCCGCTACGAGGGTTGACCATGCGATGTCGATCACGCAAACGCCCTCGTCCGTCTCTCGGTAGAAGACGTCACCAGGGAACCTGGAGCCGGGTGTCAGACCCTCGGGTAGGCCCTCGAGGTTGATGTTCCACTGAGGATCGAGCGGGACCTGCTCCTCCCAATACTCTGCAACGAAGCGCTCGGGCTCGCCCGCCGACAGGCCGAGCCAATCGCTCGGTTCTCCGAGCTCCGCTGCCGAGTCCTCACAGATGAGATCAGTCGGAGTGCCGTCGGCCATGGCGTCGACCAGTTCCTCGGTTGTCTGGATCACGCGAGCGCCGTCCTGCCCCCAGATCACCGAATCGACAGAACAGCCGGTCAGCGCGGCTGACAGCACGAGCGCGACAAGCGTCAACACCGAGCCACGAAGAGTACCCACCAGGCGAATCTAACGAACGTGTACCGCAGGCGGTCCTGAAGCCAACGCATCGGCGTTGACCACGCAGGCCGTGTGGCGATGCGGTGTCTTTCGCCCCGGTCCAACCCGAATGACAAGGCGATCTTCTGGACCAGGTGTCTAGGCTGCCGTGAGGATCGCCTCGCGCCGCTCCAGCAGAGTGCCGATCCGCGTTGAGGTCTCTATGGCGCTGGTGGCGAGCTGTTCTGCGAGCTGAGTGAGGCGGTCGTCAAGTTTCTCGGCGCTCGCCCGGGCTTCGGAGATGCGGTCCATCACCATCCAATCGCTGAGGATGTTGTCGAACAGCACATCGAAGACCGCCACAGTGTCGGAGATCTCGACGCCATCGATAGCCGAGGCTCCGAGGTCGGCGAGCTCGGTGGAAAGTCGCTCGAGCGCCCGGTTGACCCCGGCGAAAGCGTCGGTTGCCTCGCTGATGTTCGAGTGCTTGACCATATCGGCGACAAAGCCGCCCCCGAAGAAGGTGTCGTACGTCGACCAGCCGCCCGCGCTGTCCAGCTTCACGAGTGCTTCCTCCAGTGCTGCTCTCGTGGCGCGCGACGCATCGAGAGCCTCCGTGATCTCGCGTTGATGCGCCGCGGCCACCCCTAACTGGTCTGCAATCTCCGTCAGTTCTGCCGCGTCGCGACCGCCGGCCGCGTGCAGGGCGACCTCGTAGGCGGCCAGCGCCTGACCGTACGCGTGATCCGCTCCGCGTAAGGCATCGTGTTCGCTGCGGAGTCGGGCGTCGTCGGCGATGGCGCTGTCGAGTCGCGCCTGTGCGCCGGCCACGGCGAGCCGGGCAGCGTCTGCCTCGGCGCGCTCGATGGCCAGGCGATCGGCCGTGTCTCCGCGCAGCGTCGCCCAGATCTTCGTCGGCGACAGCTTCTCCAGCCGGCGGACATCGGACTGCTCCATCTGCAGCCCCCGCTGTAGGTCGGCCAGCTCGCCCCGTCGCGTCTCCACGAGCGCCCCCGTGGTCTCAAGCTGGACATACAGTCGTCTCTGACGCGCACGGACCTCTGCGGCAGCACGGACGGCCTCGGCAGGCGTCGCCAGATCGGGTTCGGTCACCCAGTCACTGTGCCACAGCCTCACGCTGGCGGCCGAGACCTCAGATGGGAGCGCGTCGCCAAGCAAGAGCGAGCAGAGAGCGATCTGCGCCAGACAGCCGCGCACTCGAGCCGCCCTGAGGGCGGTCGGATAGCACAGCGGCCCGAGTCCCCGCGCGGTGAGGTCGCAGGTGACCGCGAAGGTGGGAGCGACCCGGGTCATGGATGACCAGCCCTGGGGGTCCGTGAGACGATGCAACGGATGGACACGGCCGCTCTCGACGAATTGCAGGCGCTTCGGGCGCGCGCGTATGGCCCTTTGGCCGACATCGATCAGGATCCCGATGCATTGCGGCGGCTTCATGAGCTGGAAGTTTCGATGAACAGGGCGTCGATGTCCGCTCGCGCGGATGTCACTGACGGCGTTCGCGGGACGCCTGAGCCCGGTCCGTCCAAGCACGCTTCCGACCCACCTCCAGTCTTCGAGGCTGGTCAGCCGCCGGAGGCCGAGCGTCGGCAGGCAAACCTTGACCCGCTTGCGCTGGATGAGCGGCTGCCCGTGCCCCGCAGACTGAGCCGATGGCTGAAGTGGCTCTGGGCGTTGACCGTACTGGCGGCAGCCGCACTCGCAGCGGCGGCGACGTTCGCGTTGACATGGATGGCTCCGGTATCGGTCTCTTCCGGTGCCGTGCAGATCGCCACCCTCGAGCCGTCCGCGACGGCCGAGGTTCCGAGCAATTGGTTCGGTGCGGGGCCAAGCTCGGTGGTTTACGAGTATTACGGCTTGACCCTCTTCGAGACCGCGACGGGATTCAGCGGGCCAGGGACCGACTGCTTCACCGTCGTTGTTACGGAGCAGGTGCCCGACGAAGAGGAGGGTGACCCGAACAACTGGTCGCTTTCCGGCCTGGTCTCCTCGGGTTGCCGGGTCGGCGACTTCCCCGCGACGATCGAGCTCCTTGTCGACGCCAACGCACCGGAAGAACTCAGCGCCCGCTACCCGAAGGGCAGCGCCCTGCAGTTCGTGCTCGACGGTGACCGAGTGGGAGTCTTCCTAGACCAGGACAACGACATTCGTTGAGCTCAGGCAACCCAAGCTAGAGAGCGTGACGAGTTTCTCAACTGCGGATGCGCCGGAGTTCGAGTATGGGGGTCATCGAATCGCACTTGATGCGGTCGACTCCGTCGCAGGCGTGGCGGTGTACCTCCTGGGCGAGTGCCGAATTCGGGTCGGCGCATTTCGCCGATGAAGAAGCCGAGCGAAGGTTGCGGCGGGCTGTGGCTGAGGGCTTTCTGGTTGCCGATCGTGCGCGTGGCGGCGACAGCGCCATCAGAGTATTCGATCTCGGTCCTGATCCCTGATCGGAGATTCAGCCACCAACATCGACACGCGCTCGCGCAGGAAACCTGAAAGGCTCTTGCAAATCTCACGAGGCGGATCTAATCTGAAAGCCTCTTTCAGAATGGACTGTTATGGACACGCCCGAGATCAGACGCACGCTCACCGATGCCGGCGCGCTGGAGGCGCTCGCTCACCCGGTCCGGCTGGACGTGCTCAGCTTCCTGATGTCGCGGGGCCCGGCGACCGCCTCGGAGTGTGCACGCGCGGTCGACGATGCCCCGTCGAACTGCAGTTATCACCTCCGCGTGCTCGCGAAGTATGGTCTCGTCGAGCACACCGCCTCGGAGGACGGCCGGGAGCGGCCTTGGCGCGCCACCATCACTGGCCTGAGCCTCGAATTCGGCGGGGATGACCCCGACGCGGCTGCCAGTGCGACCGCGATGCTCGAAGCGTCGCTCCTTCTGGACTACCAACTTGCCCGTGAGCATGTCCGCCGCCGCGACCGGATCGAGGGACCTTGGCGCGATGTTGACGCGCATGCCCAATACGGCCTCCAGGTCACGCCCGACGAACTCCGCTCCATCGTCGAGCGCGTCGACGCGATCATCCGCCCCTACATCGCTGCGACCCGCACCGAGGCGCCCGCCGACGCCGCCGCGGCCAACATCTCACTGGTCGCCTTCCCGCGGCCGACCTTCGAGAAGGGCTCGAAATGACTTCCCGCACTGCCTTCGCGATCCCGGCGTTCCGTCGACTGTGGAGCGCGGGACTGATCTCCGACACCGGCGACTGGATGCTCTTCATCGCGCTCCCGCTGGTCGTGTTCCAACTCACCGGCTCGGCGGTCGGCACCGCGTTCGCGTTCCTCCTCGAGCTCGTCCCGGCAGTGGTACTCGCCCCGCTTGCCGCCACACTTGTGGGGCGCTTCGACCGCCGATGGCTCATGGTGGTGGTCAACATCGGCCAGGCGCTCGCCCTCCTCCCGTTGCTCTTCGTGCACGGTGCCGGCGAGCTGCCGCTGGCGTACGCCGTGATCCTCGCGCACGCGTCGCTGAGCACGTTGTTCGAGCCCGCGAAGAACACCCTGCTCCCCGAACTCGTCGACTCCGAGCGCCTGGTCTCGGCCAACGCGCTGAACGGTCTGAATCAGAGCCTGGGCCGACTGATCGGAGGGCCACTGGGCGGCATCCTGCTGCTGGCCGGGGATCTGGGACTCGTCGTCGTCGTGGATGCCGCGAGCTATCTGCTGTCAGCAATCCTCATCGCGTCGCTGCCGGCACCCGCACCCGCCTCCACGAAACGGGCCCCCGGCTCGCCGCAGCAGAAGTCCCCTGAGGAGAAGCCCGAAGGACTGCTCGCGGCCCTCAGGATTCCCCGGCTCCGCGGCGCGTACACAGTCATCTTCGTATCCAGCATCGCCCAGGGCATGTTCCTCGTGCTGTTCGTCCTCTTCGTTCTCGGCCCGCTGGGCGCGACCGAGGCCGAAGTCGGAATCCTCCGCGGCGTCCAGGCGATCGGGGCTATCGCGGCGGGCATCACACTCGGCATCTTCGTGCGCGGCACAACACCACGCATCCTTGCCGTCGCCAGCCTTTTCGCCTTCGGCGCCCTGTCGCTCATCACCTGGAACCTGCCCGCCCTCACCACCGGGATCGGGTTCTACCTCATGCTGTTCGCCGCAGTCGGCGCCCCCGGGGTGATCATGATCGCAGGGCTCATGACCGTGCTGCAGGATGAAACCACGCCACGGCAGCGAGGCGCCGTGTTCGCCGCGGTCGGCCTTCTCAGCGCCCTCGGCCAGGCCACCGGCATTCTTCTTAGCGGCCTCGCCGACGGCCCCATCGGTGTCACGCCGCTGCTCGAACTCCAGGGGTGTCTCTACCTCCTCGCCGGCATGGTCGCACTGGTATGGCTGCCCCGCGCCGAGACCGCAATCCCGGCAGCACAGGTCGGCGGTGACCCCGAGTCCGCCGGGCTCGGTACGACAGCACGCTGACGCCGGGTGTCCCGATCGGGGGTCCTCAGCAGACGGCCCGTCCCGGGACTGGGCCGCGGCCATGCCGTCAGTGCACTGTCATTCACCTCGGGGACCGGATCTCATACTGACCGAGCCGCGGCCGCTCCGCGCTCAGCGACCGAACGTCATAGGGGCCCGAGCGAGCGGCTAGTCGCAGGGCGACCCGTGTCGCGACGATCGCGGCGATCGCGGCGGACGAGCGGCTCCATCAAGTGCGTCGAGGCCCCACGTTGCTCAGTTGCACTTCCCATCCACAGGGTTCCCTGCGGACGCCGTCACCACGGCTAATGTGTGGCCATGCTTCGCACTGATTTCCCGCCTCCTGTCGATCCTGGATTCGCTGATACCGGGATGAACGGTGCGTTCTCGGGTTTCTTCGCTCTCGTGGTCCTGGTCGGGGTCATCGGCGTCGGCCTCTCGCTCTACATCGGCGTGCGGAAATACATGATCATCAAGCGATCAGGGCACGACCCGCTCACGGTCGATGCAGCGATGGCGGCGAAGTTCCTGAACAGCGACTTGCTTCGGCCCGGCACCGCCGTGCGCGACGATGCGCCGGCACAATCGATCGAGCAGCGGCTCGCTGACGTGGACGACCTGCACGCGCGAGGGGTGATCTCCGACGCCGAACGCGCGGCTGCACGAGCCGCGATCCTCGCCGGCTGAGGCTGATCGGCTGGGCGACGCCCGTGAAGCTTCGGGCACGCTCGTTTCGATGGTGGGGTGGGTGAAGGTGTCGTTGCAGCCAACTCCCCAGATCGCGTGAGTGGTGACCTCGCGTTCTCCGATGACGGGGCCGGTCGATGGGTCGATGATGATTTCGGATCCGTGGCACCGCGGAGAGCCTCGGTGCGATCGATTGCGACGCCCGTTTCGCCGTCGAGGTTGGACCGGCGCGTTGGGCGGCGGGGACGATGCCCGTGCGTAGGACGGTCAGGATGCGCTCAAAGTGTGTTCGTCTCGAGACGGTCAGCTCACCGCTGACACAGCCGCGTGGATCGCGTCGAGCGTTGCCTGCGGGTTCGAGATCATCGAGACGTGCGAGGCGTTGACCTCGGTCACGGTCGAACCGGCGCGCGCTGCCATGCGCCGCTTCGTCTCGATCGGGATGACTTTGTCTTCCGTGCCGAGCACCGCCCAGCTGGGGATCGACTTCCACGCCGCCGGGCCCGAGGGTGTGACGTTCGCGACGATGGATGCCGGACGCTGTGTCGCAGCAATCAGCCACCGGTCGGCCTCCGGCAAGTCCTGTGCGAACGAGGTGTGGACGACATCTGGCTTGAGCCAGGCGTCAGCCGCGCCCTCGGGTGCGCCGGGGTATCCCGCGAGGTCGAGCACTGTGGTCGGGTCGGCCACTGCGAGCGCCGACCCTGAGCCCTCGAGGATACCCAGCACCGTTTCTCCCTCGTCCGGAATGAAGGCGTCTACATAGACCAGCGCGCGGACGTCCCCCGCAAGGCCTGCGTTCGTGATGACCGCCCCGCCATAGGAGTGACCGACGAGCACGACGGCACCTGATGTGCGCTGCGCGAGGAACGACGCGATGTATGCGGAGTCGCTCGTGAGCCCGCGGAGTTGGTTGGGCGGGGCGAACACCGTGAAACCCTCGGACTGAAGCGTGGGGATGACGGCGTTCCAACTCGAGGAGTCGGCCCAAGCGCCGTGGACGAAGACGATTGTGGGAGTGGTCTGTGGCATTTACGGGCTTCCAATCACGTGGCGCCGCGGCAAGGGGCGACGCTTCCAGAAGGGCGGGGATGCGTCCAGATGCCCGACGCAATGGTCACGATAGGGGCGAAAGGTTCGCGTCGCCAGGTCTCAGGTCAGGTCAGCGTCGTCGATCTGCCCGCGCGCGGGCAAATTCCTTGCTTACGGCGCCGGGCCGGCTTATCGGCGTGCCCACCGGGCCGCGGTGATGATCCGCGCGTTGCGGCGCGAGTAGTGCCCGACGCTGTGGGAAACCGCCCCTAAGCCCGCGAGTATTGGTGACCCCACCGTCCGATCGGTGGGATGTGCCCCTCAGTCCCCGCCGAATCCGGCGGGGAGTTCCTAGTGCTCATGCTTAGGCTGCTTGTTTGTCTCGCTGCGACGGGGCTCGAATTCGCGATCGACGCCGCCGGTGTTTTCGGACTCGCCGTCCTTCTCCACCTCGCCCGCCAAGCACGCGGAAACAGACAACCGCTCATACTCGACTACTGAGTGATGGCGGGGGTCCTCCCGGGGAGCATAGGTACGGATCTGGATCCGTCAGCGGGTGGCCGTGACGTCTGCGCCCATCACCTCGGTACATGGTCATCGACGGGTCCGCTACGGTGGCGGCATGATCGGGAGCCGCACCACCTCACGTCCCGTCCGCGGGGTTCCGGCGCTCGTCGCCGCGATCGCCTCAGCGATTGCCGTACCCGTGAGCTTCGTATTCGGCATCAGAGCCGCGCTCGACGGGAGCGGTTCCGGGTCAGCCGTCTTCCAGGTGGTCTTCATCTTGGGGTTGGTCATCGCTGTTGCGGCCATCGTGGTGTCGATCGTGCATCTGGTGCGTGGCGCTCGGAAGGCGCTGCCGATTGTCACGATCGTGGTTGCGCTACTGCCCTTTGCTGGTGTGCTCGTCGTGTTCTTGGTGAATCTGAACGCGTCCTAGCACCCCACGCTTCGGTGGCTGGAGCACATGAGCTTCGATTTCACCGCGGTGACATTGGTCGCGTTTCTTACAGGGTCCCTCGGCGGGCGTCTTCTCGGGTGCGATAGATGAGGTGCGGTTCGCGTTGAAGCGGTATCTCGATCACGAGTCGGTCTCGGCTCGGCCGCCGCGGCACCCCTTCTGCTTGGATGGCGCCATGAAGCACCGCGAGCGATCGTCCGCCTCGATCGCGTATCTCGGCGCGGCGGGATTGGTCGGAATCTCCATCCTGTTCGCGCCGGTGATCAGCGGTGGATGGTGTGCTGATGCGCCGATTGAAGGCGCGTCGGTCTGCGGTTCAATCCAGCGCTCGCTCATAGGAATCGATACGAATATCTGGCTCTGGACAATATCGAGCGCTGCCGTCGTGGTCGCCACGGTCGTCGCCCTTCGGAAGAGGCGACTTCGCAAGCCATAGAAACCTCGGCGCCACGGTCCGCAAGCCGGTCCGTGATCGGGCACGTGCGCGTGCTGGGATGATTGAGCGTGGCCTCGACATTCACGATCGTGACGTACTCGGACCACTCTGCTGCCGAGCTGTTTGATGTCTCGCTCAACATCGATGCTCATCTGGCCTCGATGGCTGACTCTGGTGAGGGGGCGGTGGCCGGCGTTACGAGCGGTGCCATCGGTCTTGGTGAGACGGTCACCTGGAGAGCGCGCCACTTCGGGATCTGGTTCACGATGACCTCTCGGATCTCCGAAGCGGATGCGCCGCGGCGGTTCGTCGACGAGCAGGTCCATGGTCCGTTTCGAGTGTTTCGTCACGAGCACCGCTTCGCGGAGGTCGGTGGCCGCACCCGGATGACCGATACGTTGACGGTCGGGTCTCCGGTGTTCGGTCGGCTCGTCGAACGACTGGTGCTGGTCCCGTACCTGCGGCAGTTGATCGCGCAGCGAAACGCGCACCTGCTGAAGTCCCTCAGCGAACCCTCCTAAACGGAAGCGACCTGTGCGGGGACCGGTCGCGAAGCGGGCACAGCACCGTGTCGGATTGTCCGCTGCCAGCGGGGTTGCAGCACGTCGTCGCGCGAGACGGATGCGTCCGCAGGCAACTCTTTCGATACATTCATGGCAGCGCCGACACGTCCCGTGTCGGCCATTCCGACGAGGCCGGACTACAGGGACTGGGGCTTTCAAATCCGCTCACGGTCAGAAGACTTGCAGGGTTCGCTTCAGGTGGTGGTCAGCGACCGAGTCTCGATAAAGGACGCCGTCCTTCGCGGCTGAGCCATCTCTCGCACGCGACCGCAGGGCGGTAGGTCAGCGTGCAGCTCGCCGGGTCCAGCGCAGTGGCAAGACGAAATGCGCGACGGAGATCGCGAACAGCGACCACGCTGCCAGTAGCACCCAACCGTTCGTGTCGCGCACCTCGTAGGTGCCGAGTTCATCGGTAGCGGTACTCATCGGCGCGACGGCGATGATGATGACGCACCCGACAAATCCGAGGACGACGCCGGCGACAGTCAGCTCGCCGTGC contains the following coding sequences:
- a CDS encoding class F sortase; protein product: MTRTTAGALTVLAVVVALTGCSSPPGASPSVPAPTPTATARPTPAVEVPIAAATPMPARRSAPPVRVVAASIGADVPVIPVGVESGGFMELPVDPAVAGWYRFGADPSSDDGNTVISAHVDAPDYPIGPFSRLREVRVGEVIEVTDAAAAVHRYAAESVTYYPKADLPVAGLFAREGTRNLVLITCGGRFDPGTGRYDDNVVVIATPTS
- a CDS encoding anti-sigma factor, translating into MSHLDPERLSLIAIGDPATAEERAHLEQCDECSLELAELEYTVAVGRSTVALGGVEAPPDRVWDRIADELRLSPSSGTHTAADPGSLGAVRSVHSAPARRGRVSRVLFALAASVALIVAGFGTWMLVRPADPVEVASASLDAFPDHPGAHGEAVVVQAADGERQVRVELDGSETDAGFREVWLINADASALVSLGVLDGSEGVFAIPDDVDLADYVLVDISQEPEDGDPAHSGDSIVRGELGFA
- a CDS encoding alpha/beta fold hydrolase; the encoded protein is MPQTTPTIVFVHGAWADSSSWNAVIPTLQSEGFTVFAPPNQLRGLTSDSAYIASFLAQRTSGAVVLVGHSYGGAVITNAGLAGDVRALVYVDAFIPDEGETVLGILEGSGSALAVADPTTVLDLAGYPGAPEGAADAWLKPDVVHTSFAQDLPEADRWLIAATQRPASIVANVTPSGPAAWKSIPSWAVLGTEDKVIPIETKRRMAARAGSTVTEVNASHVSMISNPQATLDAIHAAVSAVS
- a CDS encoding YgdI/YgdR family lipoprotein, whose amino-acid sequence is MGTLRGSVLTLVALVLSAALTGCSVDSVIWGQDGARVIQTTEELVDAMADGTPTDLICEDSAAELGEPSDWLGLSAGEPERFVAEYWEEQVPLDPQWNINLEGLPEGLTPGSRFPGDVFYRETDEGVCVIDIAWSTLVAEG
- a CDS encoding RNA polymerase sigma factor, with translation MVPADREGTTVDETQDRDLCERFRSGDERALEEIYRRWSPIVFTLALRYLGDRGDAEDVTQKAFVSAWTSRASYDPAKGRISTWLVAITRRRIADTLEARTRVRALQEHLQRFVTPEELATPEIDLGDRLLLANELDQLEPDARRVVRLAFYDDLTHEQISDRLQMPLGTVKSHIRRSLVRLRSRLEVGHVAS
- a CDS encoding winged helix-turn-helix domain-containing protein, encoding MDTPEIRRTLTDAGALEALAHPVRLDVLSFLMSRGPATASECARAVDDAPSNCSYHLRVLAKYGLVEHTASEDGRERPWRATITGLSLEFGGDDPDAAASATAMLEASLLLDYQLAREHVRRRDRIEGPWRDVDAHAQYGLQVTPDELRSIVERVDAIIRPYIAATRTEAPADAAAANISLVAFPRPTFEKGSK
- a CDS encoding SHOCT domain-containing protein; this translates as MAMLRTDFPPPVDPGFADTGMNGAFSGFFALVVLVGVIGVGLSLYIGVRKYMIIKRSGHDPLTVDAAMAAKFLNSDLLRPGTAVRDDAPAQSIEQRLADVDDLHARGVISDAERAAARAAILAG
- a CDS encoding MFS transporter, with amino-acid sequence MTSRTAFAIPAFRRLWSAGLISDTGDWMLFIALPLVVFQLTGSAVGTAFAFLLELVPAVVLAPLAATLVGRFDRRWLMVVVNIGQALALLPLLFVHGAGELPLAYAVILAHASLSTLFEPAKNTLLPELVDSERLVSANALNGLNQSLGRLIGGPLGGILLLAGDLGLVVVVDAASYLLSAILIASLPAPAPASTKRAPGSPQQKSPEEKPEGLLAALRIPRLRGAYTVIFVSSIAQGMFLVLFVLFVLGPLGATEAEVGILRGVQAIGAIAAGITLGIFVRGTTPRILAVASLFAFGALSLITWNLPALTTGIGFYLMLFAAVGAPGVIMIAGLMTVLQDETTPRQRGAVFAAVGLLSALGQATGILLSGLADGPIGVTPLLELQGCLYLLAGMVALVWLPRAETAIPAAQVGGDPESAGLGTTAR